One Dehalococcoidia bacterium genomic region harbors:
- the ffh gene encoding signal recognition particle protein: MFDNLSGKFSLVFERLRKKGRITEADVDDTMREIRLALLEADVNFKIAREFISQVRAKALDLDLLKGISPGQQIIKLVNDEIITLLGTGNHELLTSKSKPNVIMLIGLQGSGKTTTAAKIAALLKKKNESPLLVAADLRRAAAIDQLQALGSQLEIPVYAENSETLDPLNVCKNGIELARKSGHQWVILDTGGRLQTDKQLMKELKTLKTSLEPSDSLLVVDAMTGQDAVNTASEFNEQIGLTGLVLSKLDGDTRGGAALTANHVTGVPIKFVGTGEKIHELEIFHAERMASRILGMGDIVSLVERAQQEIDQEAAAEIEKKIRKSQFDLNDFLGQLEQVQKMGSISSILDMLPGASKVKSQLPSADLSEQKLRRTKAMISSMTMWERQHPDRINGSRRRRIAQGSGMTPADLNQLLNQFKHMQKMMKQFATGSKRGLSGFGINGF, translated from the coding sequence ATGTTTGACAATTTGTCAGGAAAATTTTCACTAGTATTTGAGCGCCTTAGGAAAAAAGGGCGCATCACAGAAGCAGATGTAGACGATACTATGCGTGAAATTCGTTTAGCCTTGCTCGAAGCGGACGTAAATTTCAAAATTGCCCGAGAGTTTATCTCCCAAGTCCGCGCAAAAGCATTAGACCTAGATCTGCTAAAAGGGATCTCCCCGGGACAGCAGATTATAAAGCTTGTCAACGATGAAATAATTACACTCTTAGGAACAGGAAATCACGAGCTTCTAACTAGTAAATCAAAGCCAAATGTAATTATGCTCATTGGATTACAAGGCTCCGGTAAAACCACAACTGCAGCCAAGATAGCAGCGCTATTAAAAAAGAAAAATGAATCTCCTCTTCTGGTTGCAGCTGACCTGCGTAGGGCCGCTGCTATAGATCAACTCCAAGCACTCGGGTCACAATTAGAAATCCCTGTTTACGCTGAGAACTCTGAAACCCTTGATCCTTTGAACGTCTGCAAGAATGGGATTGAGCTTGCGCGAAAATCAGGCCACCAGTGGGTAATACTTGATACTGGCGGACGATTACAAACTGACAAGCAATTGATGAAAGAACTAAAAACCTTAAAAACTAGCCTAGAACCATCTGATTCATTACTAGTTGTAGATGCAATGACCGGACAAGATGCGGTGAATACCGCCTCAGAGTTTAATGAACAAATTGGGCTTACAGGCTTGGTACTTTCAAAGCTAGATGGTGATACTCGGGGAGGAGCAGCACTAACTGCAAATCACGTTACTGGAGTCCCTATAAAATTCGTGGGCACTGGGGAAAAAATTCATGAACTCGAAATATTTCATGCTGAGCGCATGGCCTCGAGAATCCTGGGAATGGGAGATATTGTTAGTTTAGTAGAACGAGCCCAGCAGGAAATAGACCAAGAAGCAGCAGCCGAGATAGAAAAAAAAATAAGAAAATCGCAATTTGATTTGAATGATTTCCTTGGTCAATTAGAGCAAGTCCAAAAAATGGGCTCAATTAGTTCCATTCTTGATATGTTGCCAGGTGCAAGCAAAGTAAAATCACAGTTACCATCGGCAGACTTAAGTGAGCAAAAGCTTCGGCGTACTAAGGCTATGATATCGTCAATGACTATGTGGGAACGACAACACCCCGATCGTATTAACGGAAGCCGTCGAAGAAGAATCGCGCAAGGTAGTGGAATGACACCAGCGGATCTTAATCAATTACTCAATCAATTCAAGCACATGCAAAAAATGATGAAGCAGTTTGCAACGGGGTCTAAGCGAGGATTATCCGGATTTGGCATCAATGGATTTTAG
- the recR gene encoding recombination mediator RecR has protein sequence MNNFPSPENTNSSTAPAVSRLIDQFNKLPGIGPKTAQRIAYYLIRMPAQEALDLAEIIGSVKNRIVFCTTCQNIAESDPCNLCANPARDHSRICVVQEPLDVLSLDKIGIFNGLYHVLNGVIDPMSNIGPEDLKISELLERIHHNSPQEIIIATNTTVEGEATAMYLSKLIQPLGPRVTRLARGLPAGGDLEYADDLTLTRAFEGRQDF, from the coding sequence TTGAATAACTTCCCTTCTCCAGAAAATACCAATTCATCAACCGCACCCGCTGTTTCAAGGTTAATTGATCAATTCAATAAGCTTCCAGGCATAGGCCCCAAAACTGCTCAACGCATCGCCTATTACCTAATTCGAATGCCTGCCCAAGAAGCTTTAGATCTTGCTGAAATAATCGGATCCGTAAAAAATCGGATCGTTTTCTGCACAACATGCCAAAATATAGCCGAGTCAGACCCCTGTAATCTTTGTGCTAATCCCGCAAGAGACCATTCCAGAATTTGCGTTGTCCAAGAACCTCTTGATGTTTTATCACTAGATAAAATAGGTATCTTCAACGGCCTGTATCATGTGCTTAATGGAGTAATCGACCCTATGAGCAACATAGGGCCTGAAGACTTAAAAATCAGTGAACTATTAGAGCGAATTCATCATAATTCTCCTCAGGAGATTATTATTGCCACTAATACCACGGTAGAAGGAGAGGCAACAGCAATGTATTTGAGCAAGTTAATACAACCACTAGGTCCTCGAGTGACTCGCCTAGCGCGTGGCTTGCCCGCTGGTGGCGATCTTGAATACGCCGATGATCTCACTTTAACAAGAGCATTCGAAGGAAGACAGGATTTCTAA
- a CDS encoding YbaB/EbfC family nucleoid-associated protein, translating to MNRNMIKQAQQLQAKFAKAQEELALETVEATAGGGAVKVVATGKQVITSILIDPDAVDPEDLEILQDMLLVGINDALTQSQELAAKRIGALTGGLNFPGM from the coding sequence ATGAATAGAAATATGATCAAACAAGCGCAGCAGCTACAAGCTAAATTCGCAAAAGCACAAGAAGAACTTGCTCTTGAAACTGTGGAGGCCACAGCTGGCGGAGGCGCCGTCAAAGTAGTTGCAACCGGAAAGCAAGTAATTACATCAATACTAATCGATCCCGATGCAGTAGATCCTGAAGACTTAGAAATATTACAAGATATGCTTTTAGTCGGAATTAACGACGCACTTACGCAGTCACAGGAATTAGCGGCTAAAAGAATTGGCGCTCTAACTGGTGGTCTGAATTTCCCAGGGATGTAA
- the dnaX gene encoding DNA polymerase III subunit gamma/tau, giving the protein MANDVLYRKWRPSRFSNIIGQGPITQTLTQAIANNRTSHAYLLCGPRGTGKTSTARVIAKALNCTMRPPAIGDPCSACNNCTAIETGSFIDVIEVDAASNRRIEEMRELREKVRFSPTAGQYKVYIIDEVHQLTDAASEAFLKTLEEPPPQTVFILATTEPHKLSPTILSRCQRFDFRKISITDMVDHLKEIATHEGVDIPPEALRIIAQTAKGSLRDGTNILDQLITSFGSSIRVENARELLGLQSEDRAMVFVKHLLTGSTPQALETINSVSSEGHDLQPFQQMTIALLRAALLEKTGVADTAEFSKDIASQLSFIAESVSLSKIMNALRLFNQFRHEESLSGPLLFELAIVELELASKEQPASPGLQNASANNTPQAIPPQPTPKPRPVTQPPSFNTPPTKPFNAVPPSNGLGAKIDDDWKNFITALKTRVPKRQFDVAALVRSSKSHELNDAILTISFSTKSNSERLEKELEHPPIRIEVEKILEEIYGKPINLKIESVNSTQSSQVNGADSHLVRAAVNLYQGHVISKNTIETRAENLPSEEPQLNPVDQEEVTDE; this is encoded by the coding sequence ATGGCAAATGACGTACTCTATAGAAAATGGCGCCCTTCTAGATTCTCGAATATCATTGGCCAGGGACCCATTACTCAAACTTTAACCCAAGCAATTGCCAACAATCGAACATCACATGCCTATTTACTTTGCGGGCCGAGAGGTACAGGCAAAACAAGTACTGCACGCGTGATAGCTAAAGCCTTGAATTGCACGATGCGGCCACCTGCAATTGGAGATCCTTGCAGTGCGTGCAATAACTGCACCGCGATTGAAACAGGAAGCTTCATAGATGTAATTGAGGTTGATGCTGCAAGCAATCGACGAATTGAAGAAATGCGAGAGTTACGAGAAAAAGTACGTTTCTCCCCAACTGCAGGGCAATATAAAGTCTATATAATTGATGAGGTCCATCAATTAACTGACGCCGCATCTGAGGCATTCTTAAAAACCCTTGAAGAGCCACCTCCCCAAACAGTTTTTATACTTGCCACTACAGAGCCTCATAAACTCAGTCCCACTATCCTTTCAAGATGTCAACGTTTCGATTTTAGGAAAATCTCCATTACCGACATGGTTGACCATCTCAAAGAAATTGCAACTCATGAGGGCGTGGATATCCCTCCAGAGGCATTGCGAATAATCGCTCAAACAGCTAAAGGAAGCCTTCGTGATGGTACTAATATCTTAGATCAACTAATCACTTCGTTCGGGAGTTCAATACGAGTAGAAAATGCACGGGAACTTCTTGGACTCCAAAGTGAAGACCGAGCAATGGTATTCGTGAAGCATTTGCTTACAGGCTCTACTCCTCAAGCACTAGAAACCATAAATTCTGTATCCTCAGAAGGCCATGATCTACAACCTTTTCAGCAAATGACTATTGCTTTACTCAGAGCCGCATTATTAGAAAAAACAGGAGTCGCAGACACCGCAGAATTCTCCAAGGATATAGCCAGTCAGCTTAGCTTCATTGCAGAAAGCGTTTCTCTTTCCAAAATAATGAATGCTCTGCGTTTATTCAACCAGTTCCGACATGAAGAGTCTCTCTCCGGCCCACTATTATTTGAACTAGCCATCGTAGAATTAGAGTTGGCCTCGAAGGAGCAACCTGCTTCCCCTGGGCTTCAAAACGCTTCAGCAAACAACACACCACAAGCTATTCCTCCACAACCCACACCTAAGCCTCGTCCCGTTACGCAACCTCCCTCCTTTAATACACCTCCTACCAAACCATTCAATGCTGTTCCGCCCTCAAATGGGCTAGGTGCAAAAATAGATGACGACTGGAAAAACTTCATCACTGCTCTCAAAACTAGGGTCCCGAAAAGGCAATTTGATGTAGCTGCCTTAGTAAGAAGCTCAAAATCCCACGAACTCAATGACGCAATTCTCACTATTTCATTCAGCACTAAATCCAATAGCGAGCGTCTGGAAAAAGAGCTAGAACATCCTCCTATACGCATTGAAGTTGAAAAAATATTGGAAGAGATTTATGGCAAGCCTATTAATCTAAAAATTGAAAGTGTTAATAGTACTCAATCCAGTCAGGTAAACGGGGCAGACTCTCATTTGGTTAGAGCAGCTGTTAATCTGTACCAAGGCCATGTCATTTCAAAAAATACGATAGAAACGCGGGCTGAAAATCTTCCTAGTGAAGAACCCCAACTCAATCCCGTTGATCAGGAGGAAGTGACTGATGAATAG
- the ybeY gene encoding rRNA maturation RNase YbeY, with product MTAEIKKRSIEITIQPEFKPYVKSSWLRSIIQHTLQQTNPTGSCSISLAITNDDTIRSLNQQFRNFDEVTDVLAFGNHGEFEDETVDSSLEAVEFPNPEDLLSHLGEVVLSYPQAQRQALENTVSIDSEIALLVIHGILHLLGYEHHTNDQEILMTDSQSKILRSFLENAKSANHGK from the coding sequence ATGACTGCCGAAATCAAAAAACGTTCAATTGAAATAACAATTCAGCCTGAATTCAAACCTTACGTAAAGTCCTCTTGGCTACGAAGCATAATTCAGCATACCTTACAACAGACGAATCCTACGGGATCCTGCAGCATAAGTCTTGCAATAACTAATGACGACACTATTCGTAGTCTTAATCAACAATTCAGAAATTTTGACGAGGTTACAGACGTTCTTGCATTTGGCAATCATGGCGAATTTGAGGATGAAACAGTTGATTCTTCTTTAGAAGCAGTCGAATTCCCAAATCCTGAAGACCTCTTATCTCACTTAGGAGAAGTTGTACTTTCATACCCTCAGGCTCAGAGGCAAGCACTAGAAAACACTGTCTCGATTGATTCAGAAATTGCGTTACTTGTGATTCACGGGATCCTTCATTTACTTGGCTACGAGCATCATACAAATGATCAAGAAATTTTGATGACGGATTCTCAATCCAAAATCCTTAGGTCCTTCCTTGAGAATGCGAAGAGTGCAAACCATGGCAAATGA
- a CDS encoding DinB family protein produces the protein MESNELIIDGLGRVNQLLHRVLKDLPFEMLNEMPSKDTNSISWLLWHLTRVQDHHLSDLEGVPQLWVSSNFYAQFEMDPNGDETGNGHTIEQVKAFNVKDSMLLTGYNDAVFARTKRYLPQLTYKDFNRVLDEPQYDPMPTVGVRLVSVLSDNTQHVGQALFVRGMLQGFGWRV, from the coding sequence ATGGAAAGCAATGAACTTATAATTGACGGTTTGGGAAGAGTTAATCAGCTATTACATCGAGTTTTGAAAGATCTCCCGTTTGAAATGTTGAATGAGATGCCGTCTAAAGATACAAATTCGATAAGTTGGCTTTTATGGCATCTAACGCGAGTGCAGGATCATCACCTTTCTGATTTGGAAGGAGTCCCGCAGCTGTGGGTTTCATCAAATTTTTATGCCCAATTTGAGATGGACCCCAATGGAGATGAAACAGGTAATGGCCATACGATAGAGCAGGTAAAAGCATTTAATGTTAAAGACAGTATGCTTTTGACTGGATACAATGATGCGGTTTTTGCAAGGACGAAAAGGTATTTGCCCCAACTAACGTATAAAGATTTCAATAGAGTTTTGGATGAGCCTCAATATGACCCTATGCCGACGGTCGGAGTAAGGTTGGTAAGTGTACTTTCTGATAATACTCAGCATGTTGGTCAAGCTCTTTTCGTGAGGGGAATGTTGCAAGGATTTGGCTGGCGGGTTTAG
- a CDS encoding SDR family oxidoreductase, with protein sequence MSNEANPNPEDVPFFSLEAYSLAQRVAIVSGGSDGIGRMIAHGFADAGARVVIAARGEEKITKVVAEIEAKGHRAVGIPTDATDPDAIEHLVNRTVTEFGQIDILMNVVGGSQGPTFKRGPLLELSKEDFNEAFNINVTSAFLFSKAVVPYMLQQESGVIINMASIGARDYRLPETGMSVYNMTKASVMHLTRSMAKEWAPNIRVNCINAGHFITPRRARTEQPERRARSLAEIEINRFGNPSDIAGAAVFIASDAGAFFNGSYLDLHGGT encoded by the coding sequence ATGAGCAATGAGGCGAATCCTAACCCAGAGGATGTCCCGTTTTTCAGCCTAGAGGCTTACTCGTTAGCCCAGAGGGTGGCCATTGTGTCTGGGGGTAGTGATGGCATTGGCCGGATGATTGCCCACGGGTTTGCCGACGCGGGAGCAAGAGTAGTGATTGCTGCTCGCGGAGAAGAAAAAATTACTAAAGTTGTAGCTGAAATTGAGGCAAAAGGCCACCGGGCCGTTGGTATTCCTACGGATGCCACTGACCCGGATGCTATTGAGCATTTAGTAAATAGGACAGTAACTGAATTTGGGCAAATAGATATTCTGATGAATGTTGTAGGAGGATCGCAAGGGCCGACGTTTAAGCGTGGCCCCTTGCTGGAACTGTCAAAAGAGGATTTCAATGAAGCCTTTAACATTAATGTGACTAGTGCGTTTTTATTCAGCAAAGCAGTTGTTCCTTACATGCTTCAACAAGAGAGCGGCGTCATTATTAATATGGCTTCAATAGGAGCAAGGGATTACAGATTGCCCGAGACAGGTATGAGTGTTTACAACATGACAAAAGCTTCTGTAATGCATTTGACTAGAAGTATGGCTAAAGAATGGGCTCCAAATATTAGAGTGAATTGTATTAATGCTGGCCATTTCATAACACCACGCCGGGCGCGAACTGAGCAGCCAGAGCGCCGAGCAAGGAGTCTAGCGGAGATCGAAATCAATCGTTTCGGGAATCCGAGTGATATTGCGGGCGCAGCAGTTTTTATAGCATCGGACGCAGGTGCATTTTTTAATGGATCATACTTAGATTTGCATGGTGGTACATAA
- a CDS encoding SDR family oxidoreductase codes for MDLSRFSMEGRTVIITGGSGGIGRGCARAFASAGANIVIASVPADSIPPALEEIEKLGSQALGISVNVAEPLELDRMVGETLQRFGRIDALINVAGGSYSRNPDMPQYKRSSLSEMDGEDFVGAYVGNVKTAFLASRAVIPHLQKSGKGSITNIGSIAGLDRKPSSPDIAAYGTAKAAVHSLTVHMAHQWGPQVRVNCIAPGTIDTPRPEGTVRPEMAQAAQRIAVGRVGVGDDIGSVALFLASDAAGFVNGIVIPVHGGE; via the coding sequence GTGGATCTTTCGAGATTTTCTATGGAAGGACGTACGGTAATTATTACTGGGGGGAGTGGAGGTATTGGTCGAGGCTGTGCTAGAGCATTTGCCAGCGCAGGCGCTAACATTGTGATTGCGTCAGTACCCGCGGATAGTATTCCGCCTGCTCTTGAAGAAATTGAAAAACTTGGATCCCAAGCATTAGGTATTTCTGTGAATGTAGCGGAGCCGCTGGAATTAGATCGAATGGTAGGAGAAACCCTTCAACGATTTGGGAGAATCGACGCTTTGATTAATGTTGCGGGGGGGTCATACAGTAGAAATCCAGACATGCCACAGTATAAAAGATCGTCTTTATCAGAAATGGATGGAGAAGATTTTGTGGGCGCGTATGTGGGGAATGTTAAAACCGCTTTCTTGGCGTCTCGTGCAGTGATTCCTCATTTACAGAAGAGCGGGAAAGGTTCGATAACGAACATTGGGTCAATTGCGGGTTTGGATAGAAAACCGTCATCTCCCGACATAGCAGCCTATGGCACCGCAAAAGCAGCCGTACACAGCCTTACTGTGCATATGGCACACCAATGGGGTCCTCAAGTGAGGGTGAATTGTATTGCTCCTGGAACAATTGATACGCCGCGGCCTGAAGGAACTGTTCGCCCTGAAATGGCTCAAGCTGCACAAAGGATTGCAGTTGGAAGAGTGGGTGTAGGGGATGATATAGGTAGTGTGGCGCTATTTTTGGCCTCTGATGCTGCAGGTTTTGTGAACGGTATAGTTATTCCTGTGCATGGCGGGGAATAA
- the recO gene encoding DNA repair protein RecO yields MRESDRLVTVLTPGFGKIKIGVRGARKIKSKLGGHLQILNHALLVIHSGSAFDIVSGAEAEESFATIKEDLSLLAKSLYLMELTDAIIPEAAPHPDVYDCLLSALRLMNSRKNPDIISACSEFKILQSTGYLPELYRCVSCDTEIIQGAHGFSPRLGGVICIDCEGYGASSSAISVEALKVLRYMSRVEMEQVADLNLNLNQQNELNQLLGQLITTVLEKKLNSSVFIEHLTNIRSNQ; encoded by the coding sequence ATGCGTGAATCTGACCGACTAGTGACTGTTCTCACTCCAGGTTTCGGTAAGATAAAAATAGGGGTCAGGGGAGCTAGGAAAATTAAAAGTAAGCTGGGAGGGCATCTTCAAATTCTTAACCATGCACTCCTTGTTATCCATTCGGGTAGTGCATTTGACATTGTTTCAGGTGCTGAGGCCGAAGAATCATTTGCAACGATTAAAGAAGATCTTTCGCTTTTAGCAAAAAGCCTATATTTAATGGAATTAACTGATGCAATTATTCCAGAAGCTGCACCGCATCCGGATGTGTACGATTGCCTATTGTCTGCCTTACGTTTAATGAACAGTAGGAAAAACCCAGATATTATTTCAGCATGCAGTGAATTTAAGATTCTTCAGAGTACTGGATATCTCCCTGAATTATATAGATGCGTGAGTTGTGACACTGAAATTATTCAAGGAGCGCATGGATTTTCACCTCGCCTCGGGGGAGTAATTTGTATTGACTGTGAGGGGTATGGAGCAAGCTCAAGCGCTATTTCTGTGGAGGCTCTAAAAGTTTTGCGATATATGTCTAGAGTTGAGATGGAGCAAGTAGCAGATCTCAATTTGAATTTGAATCAGCAGAATGAGTTAAATCAGTTACTGGGGCAACTTATTACGACGGTTCTAGAAAAAAAATTAAACTCCTCAGTCTTTATAGAGCACTTAACCAACATTAGATCCAATCAATAG
- a CDS encoding M67 family metallopeptidase gives MKIPKAFREAMLSHAIENYPNECCGVLSGMDDIATYHYPMENAASSPFRYEFEGKEHIKVIKSIEEHNWDVLCIYHSHTGSEARLSDTDLRLITYPDSYYLIISLKDSDNPDIRAYKVEELTEWTSEAPATYGNPIEEPIDWI, from the coding sequence ATGAAAATACCTAAAGCTTTCCGAGAAGCCATGCTTAGCCATGCAATAGAGAATTATCCAAACGAGTGCTGTGGTGTTTTATCTGGAATGGACGATATTGCTACCTACCATTACCCAATGGAAAATGCGGCAAGCAGCCCTTTCCGCTATGAATTTGAAGGGAAAGAGCACATAAAGGTCATTAAATCAATAGAAGAACACAATTGGGATGTTCTATGCATCTATCATTCTCACACGGGATCGGAAGCACGTCTTTCCGATACTGATTTAAGATTAATCACTTACCCAGACTCTTACTACCTAATCATATCTTTGAAAGATTCTGACAACCCCGATATTCGCGCTTATAAAGTCGAAGAGTTGACTGAATGGACAAGTGAAGCGCCTGCAACTTATGGAAATCCCATTGAAGAGCCTATTGATTGGATCTAA
- the selD gene encoding selenide, water dikinase SelD yields the protein MKHLPHVSNPNLIVGLDSSDDAAIFKLSKELCIVQTLDFFPPIVDDPYEFGAIAAANSLSDIYAMGGKPFLALNIVCFPEELPKSILHQVLLGASDIAQEANVIIAGGHTVKDNEPKFGLSVTGTIHPEKIFRNNTAKDGDYLLLTKPIGTGIITTAAKAQVVNKDALDTAINSMRTLNLKACEVLQQVSPNSVTDVTGFGLIGHLTEMMAGSGTTATISFNQIPLLPQCLELAGQGIFPGGSQKNLDIAKLTTKWNDDLLETQKLILCDAQTSGGLLISVPPDKIKDLNNLFAKNGVTAALIGHVAPANDTNTHIVVTN from the coding sequence CTGAAACATTTACCCCATGTATCAAATCCTAACTTAATTGTAGGACTTGATTCTTCAGATGATGCTGCCATTTTCAAACTCTCAAAGGAGCTCTGCATCGTCCAAACTCTAGATTTTTTCCCTCCAATAGTGGACGACCCTTATGAATTTGGAGCAATCGCTGCAGCAAACTCATTAAGTGATATCTATGCCATGGGAGGAAAGCCTTTTCTAGCCCTCAATATCGTATGCTTCCCAGAAGAATTACCAAAATCTATCCTACATCAGGTCCTACTAGGAGCCAGTGACATTGCTCAAGAAGCTAATGTAATCATAGCTGGAGGCCATACCGTTAAAGACAACGAGCCCAAATTTGGCCTATCCGTAACAGGAACTATCCATCCAGAAAAAATTTTCCGAAATAATACGGCCAAAGATGGCGATTACTTATTACTTACGAAGCCCATAGGAACAGGAATCATAACTACCGCAGCAAAGGCACAAGTGGTAAATAAGGACGCATTAGACACTGCTATTAACAGCATGCGCACATTGAATCTGAAGGCTTGCGAAGTACTCCAGCAAGTTTCACCTAATTCAGTAACTGATGTAACTGGATTCGGCCTAATAGGGCATTTAACTGAAATGATGGCCGGCAGTGGAACCACTGCCACTATTTCGTTCAACCAAATTCCCTTACTACCTCAATGCCTAGAATTAGCAGGGCAAGGTATATTTCCAGGTGGTTCGCAAAAAAACTTAGACATTGCAAAATTGACTACCAAATGGAATGACGATCTCCTAGAAACCCAAAAGCTTATCCTTTGTGATGCACAAACCTCAGGAGGTTTGCTAATATCTGTACCTCCCGACAAAATTAAAGACCTAAACAACCTATTTGCCAAGAATGGTGTTACGGCCGCACTTATAGGGCATGTTGCTCCCGCAAATGATACGAATACACATATTGTTGTAACTAACTAG
- the ftsH gene encoding ATP-dependent zinc metalloprotease FtsH translates to MNNQRKKWAGNTFVYLVILVIIIGVFFTLFSSNNSAASTDLTTLLDQADNGQISKIVVDGDHLLITPRQNANQPMRATKEPGTSIFEIFQSAGINPAEKGIIIEVNESGSMGSFFGIILQFLPLLFFGAILLFMMRQAQGSNNQTLGFGKSRAKMFAPNKPTVTFADVAGVEESKAELQEIVEFLKYPERFLSLGAHIPKGVLMVGPPGTGKTLLSRAVAGEAGVPFFSISGSEFVEMFVGVGASRVRDLFDQAKRNAPAIVFVDEIDAVGRQRGAGLGGGHDEREQTLNQILVEMDGFDTNTNVIVVAATNRPDILDPALLRPGRFDRRVVLDQPDINGRIAILKVHSEGKPLSDQVKFEVIAKQTPGFSGADLANLVNEAAILAARRQSTTIGMEELLESVDRVTMGPERRTRVISHHEKEIVAYHEGGHALVGHLLEHADPVQKISVISRGMAAGYTKSLPEEDRMFYTRPQLLDQIAMALGGRIAEQVTFGEVTTGASSDLEKVTQIARAMVTRYGMSNSLLPRTFGKREEMVFLGREISEQRDYSEKVAQEIDEEVQIIVTQAYETAERILKENYPKLVQIARYLMAHETVEGAELEKLFNSEPTPLEDSISPVT, encoded by the coding sequence ATGAACAATCAACGAAAAAAATGGGCTGGAAATACTTTCGTCTACCTTGTAATACTGGTAATTATTATCGGTGTTTTTTTCACACTCTTTTCCTCTAATAATTCTGCAGCATCCACCGACCTTACGACACTTTTAGACCAAGCCGACAATGGCCAGATTTCTAAAATTGTTGTCGATGGCGATCATCTTTTGATTACCCCGCGTCAAAATGCTAACCAGCCAATGCGCGCGACAAAGGAACCTGGTACTAGCATTTTTGAAATTTTCCAGTCTGCAGGAATAAACCCTGCAGAAAAGGGAATAATAATTGAAGTCAATGAATCAGGCAGTATGGGTAGTTTCTTTGGGATTATCCTGCAGTTTTTACCTCTGCTATTTTTCGGCGCTATTCTCTTATTCATGATGCGGCAAGCTCAGGGCAGCAACAACCAAACCCTTGGCTTTGGCAAAAGTCGGGCAAAGATGTTTGCGCCAAATAAGCCTACTGTTACCTTCGCTGATGTTGCTGGCGTGGAAGAATCCAAGGCTGAACTCCAAGAAATTGTAGAATTTTTAAAATACCCTGAAAGATTCCTTTCGCTAGGGGCCCATATTCCCAAAGGAGTACTTATGGTTGGCCCTCCTGGCACAGGAAAAACCTTACTAAGTAGAGCAGTTGCTGGGGAAGCTGGTGTCCCTTTCTTTTCTATCAGCGGATCTGAGTTTGTTGAAATGTTTGTTGGTGTCGGTGCTTCACGCGTACGTGATCTATTTGACCAAGCGAAGCGTAATGCTCCTGCAATTGTATTCGTCGACGAAATCGATGCCGTTGGACGACAACGAGGTGCCGGGCTAGGCGGCGGTCATGACGAACGTGAGCAAACACTCAATCAAATTCTGGTAGAAATGGATGGTTTTGATACCAACACGAATGTAATCGTTGTCGCAGCAACCAACCGTCCTGACATACTTGATCCTGCATTACTAAGACCAGGTCGTTTCGACAGAAGAGTTGTTCTTGATCAGCCAGATATCAATGGCCGCATCGCCATCTTAAAAGTTCATTCTGAAGGAAAACCCCTATCGGACCAAGTGAAATTTGAGGTGATTGCAAAGCAAACCCCTGGCTTCAGTGGGGCTGATTTAGCTAATCTGGTAAATGAAGCGGCCATACTAGCAGCACGTCGTCAAAGTACCACAATCGGTATGGAAGAGCTCTTAGAATCGGTAGATCGCGTTACTATGGGCCCAGAGAGACGTACTCGAGTCATTTCGCACCATGAAAAAGAAATTGTTGCATACCATGAAGGAGGGCATGCCTTAGTCGGTCATTTGCTTGAGCATGCAGATCCCGTACAAAAAATATCAGTAATTTCCCGAGGCATGGCGGCTGGTTACACAAAATCGCTTCCTGAAGAAGACCGTATGTTTTATACACGTCCCCAACTCTTAGATCAAATCGCCATGGCGCTGGGCGGACGGATCGCCGAACAAGTCACTTTTGGTGAAGTTACTACTGGTGCAAGTAGCGACCTCGAAAAAGTCACACAAATAGCACGTGCAATGGTTACCCGGTACGGAATGAGCAATAGTTTATTGCCTCGAACCTTTGGGAAAAGAGAGGAAATGGTTTTCCTGGGAAGAGAAATTTCTGAGCAACGTGATTACTCAGAAAAAGTTGCACAAGAGATTGATGAGGAAGTTCAGATCATAGTCACTCAAGCGTACGAAACTGCCGAACGGATCCTAAAAGAAAATTATCCGAAACTTGTACAAATTGCACGCTACTTGATGGCCCATGAAACAGTTGAAGGCGCGGAGCTAGAAAAGCTTTTCAACTCCGAGCCCACACCATTAGAAGACTCCATTTCGCCTGTTACATAA